The nucleotide window GCGCGCAGCGGAAGTCGTTCTCGTGGAAGGCGTGCTGCAGTCAATCTTGCCGCATCGCGCGGAAGGGCGGGCCCGGAGGCCCGCCCTTCTCTCGGATTCTTCGGTTCAGTGTGGCGGGCTGCTGCCCGCCGGGTTCGGGCTCAGGAAGCGGCCTGGCGGGCGGCCTGCAGCCACTCGTCCACCTGTGCCCGGTTGTTCTCGATCCACAGGGCGGCGTGATGGTTCACGTCTGCGGTCGTCTTCTCGCCGGCGTCATAGCGCACGTTCTGCAGCGCCACGTCGACCACGGAGATCTTGACACTCTCGAAGAGCGACCGGGCCGCCGGATTGGCAGCCAGGAAGTCCGAGTTGGCGACGACCCTGATGTCGGCCGCGGGCCAGCCTGTGAAGCAGGGATCACCGGTGCAGAACTCCGGGCCGAGACTTGCGGGCGGCAGGTCGTTGAAGTCGAAGCCGTCGGTGGTGGAGCCGTCGAGCACGTTGTCGGCGGTGCCCACCGAGACCCAGATGGCGTTGTCGCCGGGGATCAACTGGGTGAGGTAGCCGCTGGGTGACCACGAGTAGGCGATGAACGGCTTGCCGTCCTGGAGGTTGGCCACGGCGTTGGCGAACATGGCCTCGTAGCCCGCATGCACGGCCTCGAGGTTGTCCCAGCCGTTGAACTCGAAGGTCTGCGCGGCGATCTTGGCGCAGTTCCAGGCGTCGGGGCACGACCCGACCTGGATCACGCCGTCGCCGGGCGTGATGTCCGCGGCGTCGTAGAGTGCCACGAGTGCGGGATCGTCGTTGATCTGCCCCAGCGTCTGGATGCCGTGCTCCTCCGCGAGCGCCTTGTTGGTCAGGAAGCCCTCGAGCCCGGCTGCGGCCAGCGACACGCCGACCAACTCGATGTGGTCGCCGATCAGGGAGCCGTCGGAGAGCTCGTCGTCCCAGAAGTTCAGGTGGTTCGGGATCCAGCCGTTGACCCAGAAGTCCACCTCTCCCTCGGCGAGCGCCACGTGGAAGATGTCGTTGGCCAACTCGTTGTCGGCGGGTTCGCTGACGTCGTAGCCCAACTCCTCGAGCAACTGGTTGTAGATGGCCGCCTGCATGTAGCCCGTCGACCAGGTGGCACGCGCCTGCGTCACCGAGACGCCCGCACCCGGACTCATGAACGCCGCGGCCGCGGCCGCTTCGTCCGTTGCGGCCTGCAACTCGGCGGCTTCCTGCTGGGCCGAAGCGGCTTCGGCTTGCGCGGTGGCTGCCTCTTCCTGGGCGGCGGCGGCTTCGGCCTGGGCGGTGGCTGCCTCTTCCCGGGCGGCGGCGGCTTCGGCCTGGGCGGCGGTTGCCTCGTCCTGGGCGGCGGCTGCCTGTGCGCTCGCCGCCTCGGCGGCTGCCTGCGCGTCGGCCAGCGCCGCTTCGGCTTCGGCGATGGCGTCCGCGCTGCCCGAAGCCGTGGCTTGGGCCAACCCGGCGGCGGCCTGCGCCTCGGCGGCTGCAGCGGCTGCCGCGTCCGCCGCGGCCGACGCGGCCTCTGCCGTGGCTGAGGCCGCGGACGCTTCTGCCTCCGCTGCGCCTGCCCTGGCGTCCGCGGCGTCGGCACCGGCCTGCGCGCCCGACGCGGCGGCCATCGCGGCCGCTGCGTCGGAGGCCGCTGCTGACGCAGCGTCCTGGGCCGCGGTGTCCTCCGCGGCGCAAGCAGAGGCGATCAGCGCCAGCGCGCCGAGAAGCGCCAACACGCCTGCGACGCGTGTCTTTCTGTGCGTTCTCATGGGAATGAACCTCCCCGGGTGGTCCTTTGGTCGATTGAGCAGGTTAGAGACTCTAACCTGCACCCTGGCAAGACCGTAGTCAGCCGGCCGCCGCTTGTGTTCGCGCCCCCGCCAACTCGGCGTCGCGTGCCGGCTCCGCGTCGCTGGAATCCTCGTCGCCGATCTGCACGTACACCTCGGCGCGGCGGAATTCGCCCAGCACGGCGCGCGTCGTGGCCAGGAGCATCAGCCCGCCCATGAGGCACAGAAACGCGCCCGCCCCGCTGACCAGCTTCGCGTCGGCGACGCGCGTCAGGCTGCCGATCCAGTTGAAGGCGATCATCGTCACGCCGGTGGCGAAGCCGGCGGTGGCCGTGCTCCAGATCCACTTGCGCCGCTCGTCGTGGCCGAACAGTCCCGATGCCAGGAGCGCGCACACCACGCCCGCGGCGGCGACGATGAGCGCTAGGTAGCCGAACCGGGGCCCCCCGGACGTGAACCCGTCGGTGACGATCTTCTCGGTGCGCTGGGCCTCGTTGATCAGGGCGGTCATCTTGAGGGTCGCCTCGCTGGCGCTGGCTGGATCCTCCTCGGCCTGGCGCCTCAGTTCCTCGATCTCCGCGGCCAATTCGGGGGAGATGACCGACTCGGCCCGTTCGTCGAAGGTCCAGCCCGAGAAGCCGGCGATGACCACGACGACCGCGGCGGCGGCGACCCCCACGATCCGGCCCGTGGCCACCGTCCTGACCAGGGGGCGCCGGGGGGTGAACGGGGCGACCCGCAGCCAGGCCGCGGCGCCGACGGTCGCCACGGCGGTTCCGATCAGCGCCAGCCAGACGCCGATGCCGTCGCTGTAGGCGGCGCTGGCGCCGTGCGGCGTGGCCCAGAGATAGGCGCCCGCCGAGACGAGCCCGCCGAGGGCGAACACCAGGGCGCCGTCGGCGCCGAGCCAGCGTGCGCCCCGTCCGGGCCTCTGTAGCGTCACCAGCGCCGATGCCGCCACCAGCAGGCTGAAGGCCAGGACCGCATAGCCGTAGACCGAGCCTCCCTCGGCCGCCAGGCCGTTGAAGCTCCGCCCGGCCAGGTCCAGGTCCACGAGGCGGCCGTACCCCGAGATCAGGCCGGAATCGGAACCCCAGGTGAGGAACACCGAGACGACCCCGAGTGCCGCCCCCGCCAGAGCCAGCGTTGCGCCGCGGCGCTCGGCGCCCGCGGCCGGCGCAGGCTTGGCCTCGGTTGCCGCCACCGCGCCGATGGTGGCAGCGGTCGGGAGCAGGGCCTCGGGGTTGAGGCGATGTCGCCAGGCCTTGCGGATCCGGGTGAGCAGGTACTCCCCGTCGCTCTCCTCGGTCTGGGAGATGCGGTCCAGGACCACCGCC belongs to bacterium and includes:
- a CDS encoding ABC transporter permease subunit, producing the protein MTVLAQSEAPGVGDNAVLDQWDVPFGAWINQMVSWIDQNLAPVLDVFEWPFTFLFRNFVNGPAHHPWWEIADMPWIAVCVVFLVIGWFTRNLRVGVSVALALALCGILGTEYWKETVITLGIIIVAVALCAIIGIPLGILCGRFDGAWNVVRPVLDAMQVVHPFIYMLPIIFFFGIGAEPATMVTMVFALPPLIRLTNLGIRQVPSDVVEAARAYGASEGRVLRDVQLPLARPAIMTGLNQTLLLSISMLGIAAIMASGGLGRPVFQAVQNLDTAQAASSGLALFIVAVVLDRISQTEESDGEYLLTRIRKAWRHRLNPEALLPTAATIGAVAATEAKPAPAAGAERRGATLALAGAALGVVSVFLTWGSDSGLISGYGRLVDLDLAGRSFNGLAAEGGSVYGYAVLAFSLLVAASALVTLQRPGRGARWLGADGALVFALGGLVSAGAYLWATPHGASAAYSDGIGVWLALIGTAVATVGAAAWLRVAPFTPRRPLVRTVATGRIVGVAAAAVVVVIAGFSGWTFDERAESVISPELAAEIEELRRQAEEDPASASEATLKMTALINEAQRTEKIVTDGFTSGGPRFGYLALIVAAAGVVCALLASGLFGHDERRKWIWSTATAGFATGVTMIAFNWIGSLTRVADAKLVSGAGAFLCLMGGLMLLATTRAVLGEFRRAEVYVQIGDEDSSDAEPARDAELAGARTQAAAG
- the proX gene encoding glycine betaine/L-proline ABC transporter substrate-binding protein ProX; this encodes MRTHRKTRVAGVLALLGALALIASACAAEDTAAQDAASAAASDAAAAMAAASGAQAGADAADARAGAAEAEASAASATAEAASAAADAAAAAAAEAQAAAGLAQATASGSADAIAEAEAALADAQAAAEAASAQAAAAQDEATAAQAEAAAAREEAATAQAEAAAAQEEAATAQAEAASAQQEAAELQAATDEAAAAAAFMSPGAGVSVTQARATWSTGYMQAAIYNQLLEELGYDVSEPADNELANDIFHVALAEGEVDFWVNGWIPNHLNFWDDELSDGSLIGDHIELVGVSLAAAGLEGFLTNKALAEEHGIQTLGQINDDPALVALYDAADITPGDGVIQVGSCPDAWNCAKIAAQTFEFNGWDNLEAVHAGYEAMFANAVANLQDGKPFIAYSWSPSGYLTQLIPGDNAIWVSVGTADNVLDGSTTDGFDFNDLPPASLGPEFCTGDPCFTGWPAADIRVVANSDFLAANPAARSLFESVKISVVDVALQNVRYDAGEKTTADVNHHAALWIENNRAQVDEWLQAARQAAS